Part of the Anas platyrhynchos isolate ZD024472 breed Pekin duck chromosome 12, IASCAAS_PekinDuck_T2T, whole genome shotgun sequence genome, aaaaaaaaagaagttaaaaaggCTGGATAAGCATTCCATCATACAAAAAGTAGAAGTGGAATTCTATTTATTTGATGGTAATATACAATCTAAGATAGATTCAGAAAGTCCATTAAAATGTTAGGGAAAAACAGAGTCTTACAGGAAATCATTGAGATAGCATGAACAAACAGATTGTGCAAAATGTGATCTGTGTCAAGTTTTAAAGTCaaatctgtcactgtaaagtgAGGAATGACTGTTTCCTACTATGTTTTGAAGACCaactaaattaataaataaataattatatgaGTTCATTACCATGATAGTCATTTAAATTTTACAATATCTTAACCACAGCTTTCTTATATTCATAATATTTACACTAATTATAACATAATCTGACACAATTCTTTCACTGTACATAACTaggcagaaaacaagaaaaagcagaatgtaGATGAAGGTCTCAATCCTACAAGCTGTCCAGCACAGACATATCACAAAGCCCAGTAGACAAACTGTCATACTGAAGTTAACCTATTCAAATGCAAGGATTTACCCACACAACATGGAAAGCAAGGTCAGAGACACAGTTCAGATAGCTCCAGGATTCTCATATTTAATATAAGGATatataaatgatttttattattgcttCTGAGCTAGAATTCTTATGCCTTTATGAATACACTGCAAACTATTTTAAGGGATGATTCAAGGCTGCCTCAAGACCCACTCTTCTGCACCTACAGACAGCAGACAGGGAATTATACCATCAGATATGACTGAAGGATGCCCTCCAAGCCAGACACTCCACACATCTACATAGATGCAGCACTTCTGCATAGTCAGGTTGTTCACAGGCTGACCACAACTGATAAGCGTGTGACATGCAAGTCATTTGCTCTGCTCACATGCAACATTTGCTCTATGCCTGAAATTGCTGTTTAAGAGCCACAGAGGTTCACTGGCaaaaaataattgctaaaaatatatatatatatatatatatttagtgcTCATAGTATTCTTTTCAGAATCTGCTTAGTTTTAATTCTTGCCATTCGTcaatcaaaataaaacacagcataTTTTGTCTACTTCTCTCAAGGTTTTGCAAAATGGAAACTCATATATTTTAAGTAGTTTTGACAGTGAATTCACTTTTTGAGTTCTTTTTGACATTCCCCAGGTGACTCACactgctttgaaagaaaaagggaaaatactaCAAAACAGACTTTGAAAGTGTAATTCTATGTTGTTTTCCTATTACTGCTCTCTCTTGTAGGCAGCTTGCACTGCATTTCTGATGCTTAACTCGGGAGCAATTCTGTTGAAGTCAGTCACCATTACGCATTGCTTCCCCACTAGCAAAAACATTTCAGCCTCTCCATGAGATTAACACTCTTCTGTTAGCATGCTATACAATACAGGCTTGTGATAGATGAACGTTAGAGCAACTACATGTATTAGTTATTATTTAGCCTTTGTGCAGCACAGATTGCACCGTGAGAATCTGGGATAACTAGCACGACATCAAGCTGTCCCATTTCTTACTCAACTCTACGAGAAATAAAGTTCTTCCAGATTGATGACAATATAACAATAATGAGAACCTGTGTGCTCTAGAGGAGAAAGAGATTTATGTATCAACGTTTTGTTCTCTAATGAAATCATCGTCCAAAAATAACTGTAAGGTCTTACATTACACTTTCCAAAATGTGAAGCAAGCCTGGGGAGGCTCTGTCACCAGGTACTTTTAACACACTTCAGTGAAAATGAGTTCCAGAAGCAGGACACATCTCAAACAGGTTCATGGCCCCAGGACACCGTGAATACACAGCTCTCCTGAAGGTCACAACCTGTTCGAGAGTGGCCGAGGTATCTACACACCactgtcagcagcagcatggccagagAGGAGTTGGACTAactggtgctgtgttttggctctCAAGCAGTACACAGAAAGATACTGGGTTAAGCaggcaaaaaatatatatatgatttattttttttttaagatttccaGTGGTAGGCATGTGATGGAAACCAGCATTTATTAATGGGCTCCTGGTGAGGTTGCAATTACGGTTTGTTTTTGAACTACAGAGGCAACTAAAGACTTTGTGCACACACAGAGCGTCAGgactaaaagaaaacaattaaaaatgagGGAGACAGAAAGTtagttctatttttattttcaagtataAACAGTGGAACGTGACAGCGCGACAAGGCTCAGGCTTCAAAGATAACTGGAGATTCCTCATCTTAAAGCACCTCACAGTGAACACCAAGCTCTGCTCAAGTATCGCcggggaaggaaaggaggaaagcagtaTCTGCGGGGGCACAGACTGACACAGCACGGCGCACACCATGACACAAACCCAACGCCCACCGCCCCATTCCCCCCCGGGTCGCCCTGCGCTCTTGGCAGCCATTTTGTGGCCCGGCGCGGGAACTCCATTTCCCGTGGAGcccggcggccccgcggggaggcggcacggagcggggccggggccggggctgaggtACGGGGCTGGCGGGGCCTCGGACCGGCCTCACCCGCAGCGACCACCGCGGCCAAACGGGCAGGGAACGGCCGCGGAAAGCCGGGGAGGGAAGGCTGAGGGCGTCCCCGGAGCTTCCCAGCCGCGGAGTCGCTGCGTTTTCGCGACAGGCAGCGCTGCTTCAGCTATAAGCTGGCTTGGGAGCAATGCCAGTTTCCGCCTTGCCTGGCAGATGGTGGAAGGAAGGGCCTGAATCAAAGCACGACCTATAGCTGGGAATAACCAGACACGTTAGAACTCGGATTGGTTTTAACGTGCTTTTTTACTGTGTGTTTTATAGATCGATTTCCTTCAACAGCACCAAAGGCAAGAGGATGGAGGCAGAAAATGTTGCCAAGGAAACGGTCCTAATTACTGGAGGAGGTGGCTATTTTGGCTTCCGGTTAGTGCATTAAATAGTTATTACATACAAGAATAAATGTAATAGAGCGCTGTTGGTGAGGCAACAGAATCCGTCCGTGAAAGGAAACCTACAGGATCTAGGGCTTGAGCTTCCTCACCTGGTTCACCCCATCGCCTGATGGTTCCTATTGGGGTCTCGTTTTTCAACAAACAATCATATACTGCTTCTGAATGTTTTAAGCAAATACATTATTCTGTTTCCACATGATTACAAGACAGTTAGTCTCAATATTTAATCAGTCTGGGCAACTTTGTAAcaggaatttacatttttatcctCAAAATATGTAGGGAACAGGAGAGAAATGCCTGGGTTCTTCCAAAACGCAGTTAAAAACACCAGTTagtggtgttgtgtttttttcccttattgTAGTTTCCCactttatgttttttcttttgttttcttttcctctaagtaaagagggaaagaataaattaaaaagatataTTAGAATAGTTAATAGGCTTCTCTTTCCTCCAGGTGAAATGTTTCATGCATTACTGTGTTATGTATATAACATGTGGTTTCCGTCCTGTTTTAGTTTAGGTTGTGCCATATACCAAATGGGAGTGGATGTGATTCTCTTTGATGTCACGAAGCCACTTCAACCAGTGCCAGAGGGAATAAAGTTTATGCGAGGGGATGTCTGCTGTCTGTCTGAAGTGGAAGAGGCTCTTAAAGATGTAATCTGCGTATTCCATATCGCTTCCTATGGAATgtctggcagggagcagctgaaCCGAAAACTTATAGAAGTTGTTAACgtgaaaggaacagaaaatgtcATCCAGGCCTGCAAGAGCACAGGAGTGTCAAGTCTGGTTTATACAAGTACATATAACGTGATATTTGGAGGCCAGATTATAGAAAATGGGGATGAATCTCTGCCTTATCTACCTCTTCACCTTCATCCAGATCACTACTCCCGGACCAAATCTTTAGCTGAAATGAAGGTGCTGGAGGCAAACGGTGCTGAGCTTGGAAATGAGAAAGGTGTATTAAGGACTTGTGCTCTCCGACCAGCAGGTATCTATGGGCCAGGAGAGCAAAGACATCTTCCAAGAATAGTTAGTTACATTGAAAGGGGACTGTTTAAATTTGTATATGGAGACCCTCTCAGTTTAGTAGAATTTGTACATGTAGATAATCTTGTTCAGGCTCACATCCTTGCCTTTGAGGCCCTCAAAGCCACCAAAAAGCACATAGCTGCAGGCCAAGcctattttatttcagatggCAGGCCAGTAAATAACTTCGAATTTTTCCGACCATTAGTAGAAGGGCTGGGTTATAAGTTCCCAACCTGCCGccttcctctctcccttgtCTATTTTTTTGCATTCCTTACTGAAATAGTTCATTTTCTTGTAGGTCATGTTTATAAttttcagcctctcctcacccGCACAGAAGTTTACAAAACCGGTGTCACACATTATTTTAGCATGGAGAAAGCCAAGAAAGAGCTGGGGTATAAGCCTCAAAAATACAGCCTGAATGAAGTGGTTGAGTGGTTTAAATCTCAGGGCTGTGGACCAAAGCCAAGAAAGTATACCATTACGAAGGTTGTTAGGAATGGAGGATTGCTCTTGTTGATTGCCGTGGTGGTTGCATGGTTTCCATCTGCAGTTACATTTTCACACTGAAAGATGAAACACTGAACATTATGGAATGTGGGGGACAGAATTTACTTATGTTGAGTACTCGTTAGTGTTGACaggtattaaaaaaacacattggtGCTATTcaggtaaatatttttaacatttctagCCCTAAGGAACGGAACTGCTAAGTAAAAAAGATGTAATTTTTATACAAAATTCCTCTTCAAAGTGAAATTGATCAGATCACTAATAAGACAAAGCTTAGTACTCCtgcaaaaacagcatttttttgtcTGTTACAGTGGTACACTTAGACTGACCCTTCCTCCCCAACAATATTATACTCTGCCCCTTTATTCCTAACAAGTTTCTGCTACATGATCCAGAGGAGAATAAACTTGCTCTTTGATCACATTCCAAAACCAAATTCTGCTTTCCAGCTTGGATGTATATATGCCTGACCAAGAATTTGCCTTAGTTGCTTGATTAACTGTTTAAGTGATAGACAATAAATGAATGTTTTGgggattgttttgcttttttaaaaaaaataaattctgatgtACTTCTCTAAGTAAACTCTGATATCTAATGACACTTCTGGAAAATGTTGAATTGTTAATAAAATGACAGCGAAGTGCTTGAAGCAACACAGCTCTGTATATATTTCAAACTACAATATTCCTGTTTAAAATGAGTTACCACAAGTGCATTCATAAGAAACAGCTATGGTTTTTCCCAGCATTACTGAATggttaaacaaaaaaaatacataaaggaCATCAGATAAGTGATCACACTCATGTTCCATTGCTTATAAAGTCTTTTTAGcctttaataatatttatttaacacCTGATAGCATTTGAAGAGAACGTCACCTTTGAAGCAGGATGATAAACGCTCTGCAGAGTGAAAGTCAGGATTTTGTGAAGTTTTAAGAATAGAAAATACTTTGCTAGAAACAGTAATGATCTGTACTTAACTCCCTCATCTCTTTCAGTTTAACAATAGAAGAGATGCTGAGAAACTTCACATCGAAATGTTAAATCACAAAGTTGTGTTCCCTTAACTGATAAGCATTACAGTTTCTCAGTATTTCTAGATAAGTACACAATCCTTCAGGAAGTTCACACTTGTCCCTAGTCTTTCCATTTTAATAGCTGAAACTacactgttttaattttatgctAGTTCCAGTAACTTCAGCTTCAGTTGGGAAACCAAGCTACAAGTACGCTGCCACCTGTGTTTAGAAGATGAAGATATTTTCAGTTAATGCTGACTGAAGCCAGCATTCTTTGAATGTTGAGTTTGTTTCCTCAGTTAATTTTTGTAATCACTGATAATTAGATGCTTAGTTTTACTTGAAatctgtttggttttctttttcctccttaattCCTCCACCACTGTGCATAccataaaagaaaatttaatagTTAACTTGAGGGACAACTGAAGACGATGGCATTTCAGTGTTCCACCATGCTGATGGCAGAAGGGCCACTTACCAGAAGCTGTTAATATACATAATCATAGTTTGCAGGAAGAAGAATCTTGCTTTActtaaagatggaaaaataaaggtaGTTGTGATCTCATGAAAGCATTGGACTGCTGTTACCTTCCTAGCAGGCCCTGTTTTTCAAGTGAAAACCACCTGGTTTGTCTCCTCCAAGTACCCTGGTTTTGACATAATGTTATCAGAAATAGATTAAGAATTTTTAATGCTAGCAGAAGCAatagacaaaagaaaatgtacaagAAAGTGCACAGGCCTGTTGCATGGCATGAAATACCAATATCGTGGTTCTGATTCTTGTAAAAAGCAGACCTTTTTAAGATGTAGAACAGAACTCCTGTGCCCCGGAGGAATTTCTTCTGCTATTTTCTTCTGCTCGGGGAGGGGAGCACGAACACGAATACCAAAACTGAAGCAGCAAATCCTCCTGCAGAAGCTGAGCAAAACACATGAAGGTCTTCATTTTCCTGGAGTCAAGGACAGAACTTCTCATTGATAACGGAGTAAGAGGTGTTACTGTGTCCTAACTGCCCATGACTTATGCTTGAGCACGGGGTACTAAATCAGGCCTAGTTCAGAGAAACAAGCGGGCGCTTGGCAATGGTTATCCcag contains:
- the SDR42E1 gene encoding short-chain dehydrogenase/reductase family 42E member 1; this translates as MTQTQRPPPHSPPGRPALLAAILWPGAGTPFPVEPGGPAGRRHGAGPGPGLRSISFNSTKGKRMEAENVAKETVLITGGGGYFGFRLGCAIYQMGVDVILFDVTKPLQPVPEGIKFMRGDVCCLSEVEEALKDVICVFHIASYGMSGREQLNRKLIEVVNVKGTENVIQACKSTGVSSLVYTSTYNVIFGGQIIENGDESLPYLPLHLHPDHYSRTKSLAEMKVLEANGAELGNEKGVLRTCALRPAGIYGPGEQRHLPRIVSYIERGLFKFVYGDPLSLVEFVHVDNLVQAHILAFEALKATKKHIAAGQAYFISDGRPVNNFEFFRPLVEGLGYKFPTCRLPLSLVYFFAFLTEIVHFLVGHVYNFQPLLTRTEVYKTGVTHYFSMEKAKKELGYKPQKYSLNEVVEWFKSQGCGPKPRKYTITKVVRNGGLLLLIAVVVAWFPSAVTFSH